From Chloracidobacterium thermophilum B:
ATTTCGGCTGGTCCGACGACCTGGGCCACGGTCGGGAACAGAACGTCTTGGAGAACCGGTCGCAGGAGTGCGCTGGGCGTCAGGCGCAGTGGTTCTTGGCGGAGAATGTGGACCAAATCCAGTGTGGTGTAGGTCTTCTCCGGTGCTGACTTGAGCTGGAAGCGGTTTCCATCGTGGAGCAAGGCTGTGCGGCTGCCGTCCACTTCGAGGAACAGGGTCGTTGAAGTCGGGCTGACTTTGACCTGTGGCTGTCGTCCGTTGGATGCGTACCGTTGCGCCTGCTCTACAAGCCGGGCAATCAGCTCTGGAGTTTGGTGGATGACCGCCTCCATCACGGGTTGTGTCAGTCGGCGCAGGTGTTCGTCGCGCGGGTCAACGAGGATGACGCCAAACGGCGCGAAGAGGTGGTGAAGCCAGCGGGCAAAGGCGTCACACCAGGCGCTTCCCAGAGCATAGGTTGCCGACAGTTTCTGGCACAGGTCAGCCGTGAATTCCGTACGGGGCAGGGCGGCTTCCAGTTGCTGGAGCGTGGCTTCGACCTGGCCATCGAGGAGGATGGCACCGACAGATGGCTGTCCGGGCGGACGTGTTGGATAGGTCAGGGTGAGCGGACTTCCATTGGCGTCGAGAATGGTGGTGTGCCGGACTTCTTCAAAATCGTGGTCTTCAGAGGCAATCCAGAAAACCGGCACGGCCGGGCAGCCCTGGGTTTCGAGTGCCTGGGCCAGATGGATCGTCGTGAGGATTTTCCACACTGTCAGGGCCGGTCCGCCGAGAAACCCGGCCTGCTGTCCGCTCACGACAGCCACCGTTTCCGGTTCCTTGAGGCGCGCAATGTTGGATAAGGTAGCCGTCGAGGCCTGCCAGCGGAGACTTTGTGCCTGGAGGGCTGAGGTGAGACGTTGTCGGTGTTCTTGGGAACAGCCAGCCAGGCGAGTGGGGGTGATGGCGATCACGGAGGCAAGCGTTGGGTGAAGTGGCATGGTTGAAGGTTGGGGTGCGTTGGCTGTGAAGTGGAATGTCGGTTTGGCGTTGACTGGGTAGGCAGTGTGGGGGCGACAGGTGCCTGATAGGGACAGACCTTGGTCCGGGAGCGGGCGGGGTGCAAGAAAAAACGCCGACCTCGGAAAAAATTTAAAAAAACCTGTTGACAAGCTGCCGAAACCTGGTAGAGTAGCAGTTCGCCGGTGGTCCCGGTGGGAAAACAGAAGGGGTTCTTTGAAAGCTAGGCAAAGGTAGTGCGACGAGTGTCGCGCGTCGTCAAGTTCTGAGTTTCGTTCTTTAGTTGCAAGTAAATCAAACTGAGAGTTTGATCCTGGCTCAGAATCAACGCTGGCGGCATGCCTAACACATGCAAGTCGAACGAGAAAGTCCTTCGGGATGAGTACAGTGGCGCACGGGTGAGTAACGCGTGGGTTATCTACCTCTGGGTGGGGAATAACTCGGGGAAACTCGGGCTAATACCGCATAATACGTTTACGTTAAAGCAGCAATGCGCCTGGAGATGAGCCTGCGTCCGATTAGCTAGTTGGCGGGGTAATGGCCCACCAAGGCGACGATCGGTAGCCGGCCTGAGAGGGCGGTCGGCCACACTGGCACTGAAACACGGGCCAGACTCCTACGGGAGGCAGCAGTGAGGAATTTTGGGCAATGGGCGCAAGCCTGACCCAGCAATGCCGCGTGAACGATGAAGTCCTTCGGGATGTAAAGTTCGTAAGCAGGAGAAGAATACTGACGGTATCCTGTGTAAGCCCCGGCTAACTACGTGCCAGCAGCCGCGGTAATACGTAGGGGGCAAGCGTTGTTCGGATTTACTGGGCGTAAAGGGCGCGTAGGCGGCGCGTAAAGTCGGACATGAAATCATTGGGCTTAACCTGATGGCTGTGCCCGATACTTACGTGCTTGGAGTGCGGGAGAGGCAATCGGAATTCTCGGTGTAGCGGTGAAATGCGTAGATATCGAGAGGAACTCCGGTGACGAAGGTGGGTTGCTGGACCGACACTGACGCTGAGGCGCGAAAGCTAGGGGAGCAAACGGGATTAGATACCCCGGTAGTCCTAGCCCTAAACGATGAATACTTGGTGTGCGAGTTGTTTAGTACTCGCGTGCCGTAGCTAACGCGATAAGTATTCCGCCTGGGGAGTATGATCGCAAGATTGAAACTCAAAGGAATTGACGGGGACCCGCACAAGCGGTGGAGCATGTGGTTTAATTCGACGCAACGCGAAGAACCTTACCTGAGTTCAAGATACGATGAAGCGCCGGAATCGGCGTGGCCGGGCAACCGGAGTCGTATCAGGTGCTGCATGGCTGTCGTCAGCTCGTGTCGTGAGATGTTGGGTTAAGTCCCGCAACGAGCGCAACCCCTGTCACCAGTTGCTAGCAGTTCGGCTGAGTACTTTGGTGAGACCGCTGATGATGAATCAGAGGAAGGTGGGGATGACGTCAAGTCCTCATGGCCCTTATGCTCAGGGCTACACACGTGCTACAATGGTGAATAACAAAGAGATGCAAACCCGCGAGGGGGAGCGAATCTCACAAATTTCACCTCAGTTCGGATTGCAGTCTGCAACTCGACTGCATGAAGCTGGAATCGCTAGTAATCGCAGATCAGCACGCTGCGGTGAATACGTTCCCGGGTCTTGTACACACCGCCCGTCACATCACGAAAGTAGGCTGCACTAGAAGTGGCTGAGCTAACCCGCGAGGGAGGCAGGTTACAACGGTGTGGTCTATGATTGGGGTGAAGTCGTAACAAGGTAGCTGTAGGAGAACCTGTGGCTGGATCACCTCCTTTCTCGATTTGGAACTTGAGCCTTTGCCTAGCTTTGAATGAACGCTTCTCGGGTCTGTAGCTCAGGTGGTTAGAGCGCACGCCTGATAAGCGTGAGGTCAGTAGTTCAAGTCTACTCAGACCCACTTATGGGGGCGTAGCTCAGTTGGTAGAGCGTTGGCTTTGCAAGCCAAAAGTCAGCGGTTCGAGTCCGCTCGTCTCCACTTGAGTGTGTTCTTTGACAATGTGGTTGGTGAGGTGTTGAGTTCGTACTCGACAAATTTTGTGGTTAAGCAAGTAAGGGCGCTTGGTGGATGCCTTGGCGCATACAGGCGATGAAGGACGTGGCTAGCTGCGATAAGCCTCGTGGAGCCGCAAGCAGGCAGTGATACGGGGATTTCCGAATGGGGTAACCCAGCCTCTTAGAGGCTAGCCCCGCAAGGGGCGGCGAACCCAGGGAAGTGAACCATCTCAGTACCTGGAGGAAAAGAAAACAACCGTGATTCCCTGAGTAGCGGCGAGCGAAACGGGAAGAGCCTAAACCAGTCACCCTGGTGGCTGGGGTCGTGGGGGTGCTTCGGGCGCAAGCCGGGAAGTTACCAAACAACGTGTTAGCCGAAGTGCTTGGAAAAGCACGCCAAAGAACGTGAAAGCCGTGTAAGCGAAAACACGTTGTCTTTCTGGAAGCACTACCCGAGTAACGCGGGACACGTGAGATCTTGCGTGAATCCGGGAGAACCATCTCCTAAGGCTAAATACTCGTATGCGACCGATAGTGAACTAGTACCGTGAGGGAAAGGTGAAAAGAACCCCGGTGAGGGGAGTGAAATAGAACCTGAAACCAAGCGCTTACAAGCAGTGGGAGGGCTACGTGCCTGACCTCGTGCCTTTTGCATAATGAGCTGGCTAGTGAATGTCACGAGCAAGGTTAAGCGATAAGCGAGCCGTAGCGAAAGCGAGTCTTAACAGGGCGTTGAGTTCGTGGCATTCGGACGTGAAGCGGATTGATCTATTCTTGGCCAGGTTGAAGCGTAGGTAAAACTACGTGGAGGACCGAACCAGTGTTGGTTGAAAACAGCTTGGATGAGCTGAGAATAGGGGTGAAAGGCCAATCAAAATCCGTGATAGCTCGTTCTCCCCGAAATATCTTTAGGGATAGCCTCAAGTATATTCACGAGCGGTAAAGCACTATTTGAGCTAGGGGCCTTACCCGGTTACCAAACTCAGAGAAACTCTGAATGCTCGTGAAGTGAGCTTGGGAGTCAGACGGTGGGGGCTAAGCTCCATCGTCAAGAGGGAAACAGCCCAGATCAATGGCTAAGGTCCCGGAGTTGCAGCTAAGTGGGAAAGGATGTGAAGATGCCCAGACAGCTAGGAGGTTGGCTTAGAAGCAGCCATCCTTTAAAGAAAGCGTAATAGCTCACTAGTCGAGTGTCTTTGCACCGATAATGTAACGGGGCTCAAGCTGCACACCGAAGCCTTGAACTCTGTGAGGAGTGGTAGGGGAGCATTCTCGAACTGCGAAGCCGAACTGAGAAGTCGGATGGAGTGTCGAGAAAAGACTTTGCCAGCATAAGTAGCGATAACGACTGTGAGAATCAGTCGCGCCGCAAGCCTAAGGTTTCCTGAGTAAAGTTCGTCTGCTCAGGGTTAGCCGATCCCTAAGGAAAAGCCGAAAGGCGTATTCGATGGGTGTCCGGTGAATATTCCGGAGCTGAAAGCAAGCGTTTGAGCATGGGGTGACGCATTCTCAAGGGATAGACTACTGATGGAATAGTAGTTGATCCGCTCTGGCTTGATCCGCAGGCAAATCCACGGATCACGAGAGTTGGGGCGGGGACGAAAGTCCTGCTTCGGCAGGACGCAAGTATCTGGAGAGGGTGCCAAGAAAAACCTCGTTTGCGAGCTTGTTTTTCAATCGTACCGCAAACCGACACAGGTAGGCGAGGAGAGTATCCTAAGGCGCATGTGAGAACACTCGTTCAGGAACTCGGCAAATTGACCCCGTAACTTCGGGAGAAGGGGTGCCTGCCTTGCGCAGGCCGCAGAGAATAGCATCAGGCGACTGTTTACTAAAAACACAGGTCTCCGCTAAGTCGTCAAGACGACGTATGGGGGCTGACGCCTGCCCAATGCTGGAAGGTTAAAAGGAGGGGTGAGATCATATCAGGCCCTGAATTGAAGCCCCAGTGAATGGCGGCCGTAACTATAACGGTCCTAAGGTAGCGAAATTCCTTGTCGGGTAAGTTCCGACCCGCACGAATGGCGTAACGATCTGATGACTGTCTTAACGAGTGGCACAGCGAATTTGTAGTACCGGTGAAGATGCCGGTTTCCCGCATCTAGACGGAAAGACCCCGTGCACCTTTACTACAGCCTGATATTGAACTGAAAAGTTTTTTGCGCAGGATAGGTGGGAGACTGCGAAGCTGGGCTTTCGGGTTCAGTGGAGTCGCCGGTGAGATACCACCCTGAAAGCTTTTGAGTTCTAATCTGCCCGCAAGGGAGTGACAGTGTCAGGTGGGTAGTTTGACTGGGGCGGTCGCCTCCTAAAAAGTAACGGAGGCTCCCAAAGGTTGGCTCAAGGTGTTTGGAAATCACCTGTAGAGTGTAAAGGCATAAGCCAGCTTGACTGTGAGACAGACAAGTCGAACAGAGACGAAAGTCGGGCTTAGTGATCCGGCGGTTCCGAATGGGAGGGCCGTCGCTCAAAGGATAAAAGGTACGCCGGGGATAACAGGCTGATCGCCGCCAAGAGTCCACATCGACGCGGCGGTTTGGCACCTCGATGTCGGCTCATCGCATCCTGGGGCTGAAGAAGGTCCCAAGGGTTCGGCTGTTCGCCGATTAAAGCGGTACGTGAGCTGGGTTTAGAACGTCGCGAGACAGTTCGGTCCCTATCTGGTGTGGGCGTTGGAAGTTTGACGGAGGCTGACCCTAGTACGAGAGGACCGGGTTGGACCAACCTCTGGTGTACCTGTTGTTGCGCCTAGCAGCACCGCAGGGTAGCTAAGTTGGGTATAGATAAGCGCTGAAAGCATATAAGCGCGAAGCTAGTCCGAAGATAAGACTTCCCCATCAGGTTGGTAGAAGACTACTACGTTGATAGGCGAGAGGTGTAAGTGCAGTAATGCATTGAGCTGACTCGTACTAATAACCGATCGGCTTAACCACAAAATTTGTCGAATACGAGCTAACCCTTCGGGGTAACGAGTTTCGGTGGCCATATCGCGGAGGACACACCCGTTCCCATTCCGAACACGGAAGTTAAGCTCCGTGGAGTCGATGATACTGCGCGGGGGACTGCGTGGGAAAGTAGATAGCTGCCGGAAACATAGGGCAAGGTGTATAACCTTGCCCTTCCATGTTTAAAGCCCTTGGCTGCTTCCTGACCGCCCATCGTGGCTTTGCTCCGAAAACTTGATCTGCACACACATATCTTACCGCCACGCTGGGAAAACCTGCGCGCCAAATATGGCTATCCCGGTTTCCCACGGCTGGAGTATGTAAACTCACGCTGTGCGCGCATCATAATTGATGACCGCTTTTTCCGTGAGGTGCAGGAAAACTGCTGGCACCCGGAAGCGCGCATCCGGGATTGTCACACCCACGGCGTCACCATGCAGGCGCTATCCACGGTTCCGGTGATGTTCAGTTACTGGGCCAAGCCACAGGACGCCTACGATCTGGCGCGCTTTCTGAACGACCACATTGCTGAGGTTGTTGCGCGTCATCCGACATACTTCGTTGGTTTGGGAACGCTCCCGATGCAATCTCCTGATCTGGCTGCCCGTGAGCTTGAACGCTGCGTCCAGGACTTGGGGCTGGCCGGAGTGGAAATCGGCACTCACGTCAATGACTGGAATCTTGACGCCCCGGAGCTGTTTCCCTTCTTTCAACGTGCGGCTGAGCTTGGCGCAGCGGTTTTCGTCCACCCTTGGGAAATGGTCGGGCGGGAACGCATGCCCAACTACTTTCTGCCATGGCTTGTGGGGATGCCGGCCGAAACGTCCCTGGCTATCTGTTCAATGATTTTCGGAGGTGTACTGGAGCGCCTGCCCCGTCTGCGCTGCTGCTTTGCGCACGGCGGCGGTGCCTTTCCGTTCACGCTCGGGCGCATCACGAAGGGGTGGGCCGCCCGTCCAGACCTCTGCCAGGTGCATATCAGCCAGCCTCCACGCACCTATCTGCCACAAATCTACGTGGATTCTCTCGTTCACGATGCCGATGCCCTGCGCTACGTCGTGAAGGTGTTTGGGATGACGCGCGTCGTCCTGGGGAGCGATTATCCGTTTCCTCTCGGCGAGGATGAACCGGGAAAGCTCATTTGCACGATTGAAGAATTCTCCGACGCCGACCGGGAGCGCCTGCTGTGGAAAAACGCCGTCGAATTCCTGGGGCTGGATGACCAGCGGTTGGGTCTGCCGTCCGAAACGGGATGGCCAACCTGCACGGAGAGTGATGCAGGTGCCGCAGGGATGCCAGATGAGGGAGTACCGGGCGAACCCACCTAGTGGGCCTCCTGTGGTGGTTCCGCCCGGCTGTAGTGAGTGTACAGGACTTATGCCGTTGCCTGTCCCAGACCCAACCAGTCCTGTGGAGTGAAGTAGGTCATCGCTTCGGCTTCGCGTGAACCGGGCGCCGGACGATAGTCATAGAGCCACTTGGCCAGCGGCGGCAGCGACATCAGGATGGACTCCGTACGTCCACGGGTTTCAAGACCAAAAACAGTGCCACGGTCATAGACGAGGTTGAATTCGACATACCGCCCCCGGCGAATGAGTTGAAACTCCCGCTCGGTCTCCCCATAAGGCTCAGGCTGACGGCGTTCAACAATGGGCAGGTAGGCCGGAAGAAAAGCCCGCCCGGCCGTTTGCACAAAGGCAAAAATGGCTTCCAGGTCGGTGTGTTCATCAGCCTTGAGGTAGTCAAAGAAAATGCCGCTCACACCACGGGTTTCATTGCGGTGTGGCAGGAAAAAATACTCATCACACCACTGCTTGAAGCGTGGATAGTAGTCCGGGTGGTGCTCGTCGCAGGCAGCTTTGAGCGTCCGGTGGAAGTGGATGACATCTTCCCGGTAGGGGTAATATGGCGTCAGGTCTGCGCCGCCGCCGAACCACGTACTGCTGCCCTGCTCAAGGTAGCGGAAGTTCGCATGAACGGTTGGCACCATCGGATTGCGCGGGTGAATGACCAGTGAAATGCCGGTGGCGTAAAAGTTCCGGTCTTCGCCGGGCATCATACGGGCAGCCAGTTTTTCGGGCATCAGGCCGTGGACAGCCGAAAAGTTCACGCCGCCCTTTTCAAACACCCGGCCGTCGGCGATCACGCGCGTCCGTCCGCCACCGCCGCCCTCCCGCTCCCAGAGGTCTTCGCGGAATCTGGCGGCGCCGTCGAGCTGCTCCAGGGCGCTGCAAATTTCATCTTGGAGGGCTTTGAAAAAAGCTTCAGCCCGTTCCCGCAAGGTTGGGCCGGTTGCGGTTGGTGCTTCGCTGGATTGCATTTCAGTCGCTATCATGCCAATGAGTCCTCTCTGTAAGGGTGCAACTCTTTCTTTTGTCAAGCTACACCACGCGCTAGGCTTAGGGCAGATGAAATTCACGGACCTCACTGTTTGCCATACCGACTGTCATGTTTGAGCTGGAAACACCAACCGCCATCCCGGAAACCAACTCGCGCCGCACGCTGTTTCTCATCTTGGCCGCCACCTTTGTTGTGGTCTCTGCTGTCGTGGGACTTGTCATGTGGTGGGAAAAGCAGAGCCGTGAGACGGCTGCTGTGAAGATGTCTGAGGGAATGCTGCGGGCGGGAAACCCGGAGTATGATGACTACCTTCAGCGTGAGGGCATCAAGTTGGTGACACTGGATCGGCTCGTCGTCAACGGAGAGGCCAGTGACCGGTACGAATACATCTGCCGCATCGAGAACCGTGGCGACCGCCCGCTGACCGGCATCGAACTGCGGGTCTATCTTGTTGATATGGAAGAAAAAATCATCGTGGAAAAGCTGGCTTACCCACTTGCCGCCCAAAATCTGAAACAGCTTGCGCCAGGCCAATCCATCACGGCCCGTCCGACGCTGACCGGTGTCAAAACACCGGAAAGTGATGTCCGCGACTTTTTGTGTGTCGTCAACGGCTTGCGCTTTGCCAGGCCATGACCGTTGCACACTCCGAAAGCTGGCAGCCGGAAGTCGTCGTCATCGGCTCAGGCATCGGGGGACTCGCCACGGCAGCGCGCCTGGCCCGCCACGGCGTGCGCGTGCTGGTGCTTGAACAGCACACTGTACCGGGGGGAAGTGCGTCGTACTTCACCCGCGCCGGATACCGGTTTGACGTCGGCGCCTCCCTGCTCTATGGGCTGGGAACGGAAGGAACGATCAACTTCGTCGCCGAAGCTCTGGCAGAAGTTGGTGAAACCGTTGAGACCCGGCGCGATGACGTACAGATTCACTACCACCTGCCGGATGGGATGGAAATCCGCACCCACTATGACCGCGAGCATTTCCTGGACGAACTGACCAGTTATTTCCCACAGGAACGGGCTGGTATCCGCGCCTTTTACGATGCCGCCATGGAAGCCTACCGCGTCATGGCGCGCGTACCACTCATTGCACTCGATGATGTTCCGGGACTGATCCGTGGTGTGGCCACGGCTCCGTGGGATGCCCTGCGGATGAGCCAGGCGGCGTTGACCACGCTGGGCGATCTGGCCAGACGGTATCTGCGGGATGTCCGGCTGCGGCGCTTCATAGACATCGAGACCTTTTGCTGGGCACTGACCGGTGCCGGCGCCACGCCCCTCGTCAATGCGGCGCTGGTGTTTGGCGACCGCCACGTGAACGGCGTCCGCTATCCGCTCGGCGGATGCAGCGTCATCGCAGAAAAACTGGTGGCCGGCATCGAGCGCCACGGCGGGCGCATTCGCTATGGCAGCCGCGTTGCGGCCGGGTTGGTCCGCCAGGGGCGCGTCCAGGGCGTGCGGCTTGCGACCGGTGAGGACATCACGGCCCGCGCCGTCGTTTCCAACGCCACGGTGTGGGACACCTACGGGCGACTCTTCCGGGAACATCCGCTGGCCAGCGTGATGTTTCGGGAGCAGTCCCTGCGATATGCCCAGGCGGACAGCTTCACCAGCCTGTTTGGCGGCGTCGCCAGTTCACACCTGCCGCCGGAGACCGTCGTGCACCATATCGTCGTCAACGATTGGGAGGCCTACGACAAACCCCGTGGGATGCTGTTTGTTTCACTGCCTTCGCTGCACGACGCAAGCCTGGCCCCGCCCGGATACCACAACGTCCATGCGTTCATGGTGGACCGCTATGATGACTGGTCGGTACTGACCCAGCTTGCCGCCGGTGGTGGAGGCGTGCGCCGTACCCCGGCCTACCGGGCAGCCAAGGAAGCTGCCGCCCGCCACATGCTGCACATGCTGGAGCGGGTCATCCCGAATGCTTCCGAAGTCGTGCAGGTTGTGTCGGTCGGTACGCCGCTGACAAACGAGCGCTACCTGGCGCGAACCCGTGGCACCTATGGACCCTTGCTGCGCCGTGGGCCGGACGTACTGCTCAAGCCACAAGGCGGTTCACCCATTCGCGGTCTCTACTGCGCCGGGGACAGTTGCTTTCCCGGCCAGGGCGTGCCTTCTGTCGCCGCTTCCGGGTTGAGCTGCGCCGGACGCATCCTCCGGGCGTGGTGAGCCGCCTGTGGGCGGATTTGTTTTGTATCGGGGCGCATTGAAAAGTAACGTATGAGCTTTGAAATTTCCCAGCCCTTCCCAGGAAGCCCTGCCTCATGAAGTTCGGCGTCGTCGTTTTCCCTGGCTCCAACTGTGACCACGACACGTATCACGTCATCAGCAAGCTCATCGGTCAACCGGTGCGCTTCGTCTGGCACGCCGAAACGTCTGTTGCCGATTGCGACGTAGTGATTTTGCCCGGCGGTTTTTCCTACGGTGATTATCTGCGCTGTGGCGCCATTGCGAGTTGTTCTCCGGTGATGCGCGCCGTACGGGAGCATGCCGCGCGGGGTGGGTATGTTGTCGGCATCTGCAACGGGTTTCAAATCCTGTGTGAGGCTGGTCTGCTTCCGGGTGTGTTGTTGCGCAATGCCGGGTTGCGGTTCTGCTGTGACCTGGTGCGGGTACGGGTTGAGCGGGCCGACACGCCCTTCACCCATACCTATGCACCGGGGGAAGTCATCACCCTGCCGATTGCACACGGTGAAGGCAACTACTACTGCGCCCCGGAGGAAGTCGCCCGGTTGGAAGCTGAAGGGCGGGTACTGTTCCGCTATGTGGACGCCACCGGGCAGCCCACGCCGGCCGCCAACCCGAATGGGTCACTGCATAACATTGCCGGCATTCTGAATGCCGAAGGCAATGTGCTGGGGTTGATGCCCCATCCCGAACGGGCCTGTGAAGAAGCCCTGGGCAGCAGCGACGGCCTCCGGTTCTTCCAGGCGTTGATGCTCACCCTGCGGGATGCTGAGCAGCAACGGCGCAGTGCGGCTACGGTGACAGTTTCAGGCTGATGTCGGCTGCCTTGACACTGTGCGTCAGCGCCCCAACGGAGATGAGATTGGCGCCAGCTTCAGCATAAGCCCGGACATTGTCGAGTGAGATGTTGCCGGAAACCTCGACGAGCGTCTGCCGTCCGGGTGGTTCCAGCTCACGGATGAGCGCCACACAGGCCCGTACCTGATCAACCGTCATGTTGTCGAGCAGGATGACATCAGCGCCTTCAGCAACGGCTTCCTGGACCTGTTCAAGCGTACTGACCTCGATTTCGATTTTGAGCAGATGGGAGGCGTTTTTCTTGGCCAGCCGCAGCGCACGTCCAATGCCACCAGCCAGTGCAATGTGGTTGTCCTTGATGAGAATCCCGTCATCGAGTCCGAACCGGTGATTGTGTCCGCCGCCGACGTGAACGGCATATTTGTCGAGCAGCCGCAGCCCCGGGGCTGTCTTACGGGTATCAGCAATGACGGCGCTGGTGCCTTCAATGGCCTGAACAAACGCATGGGTGAGCGTCGCAATGCCCGACATCCGCTGGAGCAGGTTGAGGGCCACGCGCTCGCCGGCCAACAGCATGTGCGCCGGGCCTGCCACACGCGCAATTTCCTTACCGGCAGGCACCGTATCTCCATCCAGATAGAAGGTCTGAATCTGGATTTCAGGGTCGAACCACTGAAAAACCATTTCCGCAACTTCAATGCCGGCCAGGATGAGTTCCTGTTTGGCCAGAAAACGGCCGCGGGCCCGGACTTCGTGGGTCAGAATGGCATCGGTGGTGACATCGCCGCGTCCGATGTCTTCTGCGAGAAACTGTGCAATGAGGTTTTCAATGGCAACAGGGTCGAGTCTCATGGTGTGTGTCGCTGACCTTGGGTGGGAAAGCTGCCGGGTTGCTTTGCTGTTCACAACGGCGCATAATCGCGTACTTTACGTGAAAATCAAATGAAGAGAGATGGTGTGCCGTGGAATTCTCAGTTGCCAAAGCCGATTTGCTCAAGGAATTGAGCTTTCTCAACAATGTCGTTGAGAAGAAGACG
This genomic window contains:
- a CDS encoding phytoene desaturase family protein; translated protein: MTVAHSESWQPEVVVIGSGIGGLATAARLARHGVRVLVLEQHTVPGGSASYFTRAGYRFDVGASLLYGLGTEGTINFVAEALAEVGETVETRRDDVQIHYHLPDGMEIRTHYDREHFLDELTSYFPQERAGIRAFYDAAMEAYRVMARVPLIALDDVPGLIRGVATAPWDALRMSQAALTTLGDLARRYLRDVRLRRFIDIETFCWALTGAGATPLVNAALVFGDRHVNGVRYPLGGCSVIAEKLVAGIERHGGRIRYGSRVAAGLVRQGRVQGVRLATGEDITARAVVSNATVWDTYGRLFREHPLASVMFREQSLRYAQADSFTSLFGGVASSHLPPETVVHHIVVNDWEAYDKPRGMLFVSLPSLHDASLAPPGYHNVHAFMVDRYDDWSVLTQLAAGGGGVRRTPAYRAAKEAAARHMLHMLERVIPNASEVVQVVSVGTPLTNERYLARTRGTYGPLLRRGPDVLLKPQGGSPIRGLYCAGDSCFPGQGVPSVAASGLSCAGRILRAW
- the bshC gene encoding bacillithiol biosynthesis cysteine-adding enzyme BshC, translating into MPLHPTLASVIAITPTRLAGCSQEHRQRLTSALQAQSLRWQASTATLSNIARLKEPETVAVVSGQQAGFLGGPALTVWKILTTIHLAQALETQGCPAVPVFWIASEDHDFEEVRHTTILDANGSPLTLTYPTRPPGQPSVGAILLDGQVEATLQQLEAALPRTEFTADLCQKLSATYALGSAWCDAFARWLHHLFAPFGVILVDPRDEHLRRLTQPVMEAVIHQTPELIARLVEQAQRYASNGRQPQVKVSPTSTTLFLEVDGSRTALLHDGNRFQLKSAPEKTYTTLDLVHILRQEPLRLTPSALLRPVLQDVLFPTVAQVVGPAEMQYLSQSQVIYDYLGIHAPARWARASVTLLESRHAKTLDKLGLTPASVLLGTQELARQAMTKLADTKTLDCFREVKATFEAELDRLKQSLHESDPSLAEALERGREKIFYQLNGLEQRFLTNQAQRHATLLRQIERATAALAPFGKPQERVLNILSFLVKYGSQLLTHIYHQLDFSTSDHQWLSPAPAGPDKSEAAGPAPR
- the nadC gene encoding carboxylating nicotinate-nucleotide diphosphorylase yields the protein MRLDPVAIENLIAQFLAEDIGRGDVTTDAILTHEVRARGRFLAKQELILAGIEVAEMVFQWFDPEIQIQTFYLDGDTVPAGKEIARVAGPAHMLLAGERVALNLLQRMSGIATLTHAFVQAIEGTSAVIADTRKTAPGLRLLDKYAVHVGGGHNHRFGLDDGILIKDNHIALAGGIGRALRLAKKNASHLLKIEIEVSTLEQVQEAVAEGADVILLDNMTVDQVRACVALIRELEPPGRQTLVEVSGNISLDNVRAYAEAGANLISVGALTHSVKAADISLKLSP
- the hemF gene encoding oxygen-dependent coproporphyrinogen oxidase, producing MIATEMQSSEAPTATGPTLRERAEAFFKALQDEICSALEQLDGAARFREDLWEREGGGGGRTRVIADGRVFEKGGVNFSAVHGLMPEKLAARMMPGEDRNFYATGISLVIHPRNPMVPTVHANFRYLEQGSSTWFGGGADLTPYYPYREDVIHFHRTLKAACDEHHPDYYPRFKQWCDEYFFLPHRNETRGVSGIFFDYLKADEHTDLEAIFAFVQTAGRAFLPAYLPIVERRQPEPYGETEREFQLIRRGRYVEFNLVYDRGTVFGLETRGRTESILMSLPPLAKWLYDYRPAPGSREAEAMTYFTPQDWLGLGQATA
- the purQ gene encoding phosphoribosylformylglycinamidine synthase subunit PurQ encodes the protein MKFGVVVFPGSNCDHDTYHVISKLIGQPVRFVWHAETSVADCDVVILPGGFSYGDYLRCGAIASCSPVMRAVREHAARGGYVVGICNGFQILCEAGLLPGVLLRNAGLRFCCDLVRVRVERADTPFTHTYAPGEVITLPIAHGEGNYYCAPEEVARLEAEGRVLFRYVDATGQPTPAANPNGSLHNIAGILNAEGNVLGLMPHPERACEEALGSSDGLRFFQALMLTLRDAEQQRRSAATVTVSG
- a CDS encoding amidohydrolase family protein, with the translated sequence MALLRKLDLHTHILPPRWENLRAKYGYPGFPRLEYVNSRCARIIIDDRFFREVQENCWHPEARIRDCHTHGVTMQALSTVPVMFSYWAKPQDAYDLARFLNDHIAEVVARHPTYFVGLGTLPMQSPDLAARELERCVQDLGLAGVEIGTHVNDWNLDAPELFPFFQRAAELGAAVFVHPWEMVGRERMPNYFLPWLVGMPAETSLAICSMIFGGVLERLPRLRCCFAHGGGAFPFTLGRITKGWAARPDLCQVHISQPPRTYLPQIYVDSLVHDADALRYVVKVFGMTRVVLGSDYPFPLGEDEPGKLICTIEEFSDADRERLLWKNAVEFLGLDDQRLGLPSETGWPTCTESDAGAAGMPDEGVPGEPT